GCCAGCGTGGCGCGAATGTATGCGGTGGTGCCTTACAAGGTGGACAATACCTCGGTCACCCTGCTGGCGAAGGACCCTTTCAATCCCAGTATTATCGATGACCTGACCTTCACCTTGAATAAGGACATCATGATCAGCGTCTGCGATCCGGACTACATGGATTCGCTGATCGTCAGTACCTATGGTGAAGAGGATTCTTCGGTGGATGACATTCTCGGTGACTTGGGGGACAGTTTCTCGCAGGTGGAAGAGGACATGTCGGAAACCGACCTGACCGATCTGGCCAACCAGACCCCGATCATTCGTTTTGTGAACCTTGTTCTGCAACAGGCGATCAACGACAAGGCTTCGGACATCCACTTCGAACCTTTTGAGGATCAGTTCCGTATCCGCTACCGGATTGACGGTGCGCTCTACGAAATGGCGCCTCCGCCGCGCAATCTTGCGGTACCGGTCATTTCCCGTATCAAGGTGCTGTCCAGTATGAACATCTCGGAGCGCCGGATACCACAGGACGGTCGTATTAAAATGACGATTGCCGGTCGACCGGTGGACCTTCGTGTGTCGACCCTGCCCACCCAGTTCGGCGAAAGTGTGGTGCTTCGTGTGCTCGACAAGTCAGTGGTCAATCTCGACCTCGATGCGCTCACCATGCCGGATGATATTCTCACGACCATCCGTGATCTGGTGGATCGTCCGAACGGTATTTTCATTGTCACCGGACCCACGGGTTCGGGGAAGACGACGACACTTTACAGTGCGCTGCGTGAGGTTAATACGGTCGATACCAAGATCCTGACCGCGGAAGATCCCGTTGAGTATGAGATCGACGGAATTATGCAGGTGGCGGTCAACCACCAGGTTGGGCTGGACTTTTCCCGTGCCTTGCGGGCGTTCCTCCGTCAAGACCCTGACAAGATCATGGTCGGGGAGATTCGTGACCTTGAAACCGCTCAGATTGCGGTGCAGGCTTCGCTGACCGGTCACGTGGTTTTGAGCACGCTGCATACGAATGACGCGCCGGGCGCGGTCACGCGTCTGATCGATAT
This genomic interval from Coraliomargarita parva contains the following:
- a CDS encoding GspE/PulE family protein, translating into MFEDHNDTVYEILKSTELLDQSQLDEMNETHLHTGKSLADVAIDSAVVERTAILSAVADYLGYEYVGDPPTSIPEEVASTVRASVARMYAVVPYKVDNTSVTLLAKDPFNPSIIDDLTFTLNKDIMISVCDPDYMDSLIVSTYGEEDSSVDDILGDLGDSFSQVEEDMSETDLTDLANQTPIIRFVNLVLQQAINDKASDIHFEPFEDQFRIRYRIDGALYEMAPPPRNLAVPVISRIKVLSSMNISERRIPQDGRIKMTIAGRPVDLRVSTLPTQFGESVVLRVLDKSVVNLDLDALTMPDDILTTIRDLVDRPNGIFIVTGPTGSGKTTTLYSALREVNTVDTKILTAEDPVEYEIDGIMQVAVNHQVGLDFSRALRAFLRQDPDKIMVGEIRDLETAQIAVQASLTGHVVLSTLHTNDAPGAVTRLIDMGLEPFLISASLEAILAQRLVRRICRSCRTAYEPGQDLIDLLDVDPLEIADKDFYYGEGCHECSKTGYKGRIGLFEMVVVTNAIRELINHRAPTLAIKQKALEQGMRSLRDDGLRAIFDGNTTIEEVLKYT